The segment CACGTTTCGCATTGTCTACAATACCGCGCTGATCGAGCCCTTGACCGACACGAGCGCCGTCGGCGACACGGTTAAGATCGAGTTGCAGGCGCTGCGCGGGGCGACAATCTGGGAGAACTTCGGTGCGAGCTTTGGCGGCGCAGGAGTAATCACGTTCGTGGCCGTCAACTGGGACATCGGCGTCGATGCGTTCATGCCGGGAGCGGGTGCGACGGCACGTATGCAATTTCGTGTCCTGCCGACCGCGACCGCGCAGGTGACGACAATCGACTTCGAGAACGACCCCAACTACCCCGCAGCTTATAACACGATCACAGATGCGTGGGCGTCGGTATTCAAGCGTCCTGTCCTCACCAACGGTTCTGTGACTATTACCGAAGGTGGCGGTCCCGGCCCGGGGAATGATCCACCGTCGATCCCGGTGTTGCCTTCGCCGCTCTCGGTCAACCAGGGTGATCTGATCACGTTCAGTGTCAGCGCGACCGATCCCGATGGCGATTCGCTCCGGTTGCGGGCGTTCAATCTCCCCACCGGCGCCCAGTTCACGCCCGCGAATCCGGTCTATGGCAAACCGATCGCAACCGGCACGTTCCGGTGGACGCCGAATTTCTCGCAGTCGGGGCCGTACGTGGTGAGCTTCGAGGCGACGGATTCCGCCGGTCTTGTCGGGACCATCCGCAATGTCACGATCGATGTCACCGAAGTTGCGCGCGATATGTTGTTCACCACATCGGTGGCCGGGCAAGACCCGCAGGGAGGGGTCCCCGGCGCGACCGGGGTCGTTATCCCGGTCGATCTCACGACCGTGCAGACGGTCTATGGCGTCCAGTTCGACTTTGTCTATGACCCCACGGTGTTCACGCCCACAATGCTCCAGCCGACTGATAAGTTGACCGGCTTCACGGTCTACGACAATCTCGGTGTCACGCCCGGACGATTGCGCGTCGTCACCTTCTCGCTCGTCGGCGATCCGGTCGGCGCGGGCACGTCCAATGTTCTGTTCAACGTGATCGGCAATATCTCCGGCGATGCTGCGCCGGGGGCGTACGATATCAAGTTCGAGAACAGCTGGGAGTCGATCAATCCCGACCCGAATGTGGCCTCGGTGCAGTTGGCCTCCACCGATGGCGCGGTTTACGTCGATTTCGCCGGTGATGTGAACCTCGATGGCCGCGTCGACGTCGCCGATGTCGTGGCGGTGGTTGGTTACATCCTCGGCGATTTCACTTTCACCGGACGGCAGTTCGGGGCCGGCGATGTCAATCACGACATGTACCTGGATGTGTTCGATCTGGTCACGATCGTCAATACGATCTTCGGGACACAGCCACTGGCGCTGGCCGCCGCCGTCACGCCGGCCCGCCTGTCGCTGACATACGATGCCTCCGATGGTCCGCATGGCGCCTATCGTCTGGCCGCCAGCGCTCCGACCGACATCGCCGGGGCACAGATCGAATTCGAGTATGACCCGAAACAGGTGACGCTGTCTTCGCCACAGTCTCTGTCGGCGGCGTCAGGGTATCTCTTGCGTCATCGCAACGATGGTCGCGGTCACTTGATCGCCCTGATGGTCTACATGCCCAGCTCAGGGACCTCCCGGATCCAACCCGGTGAATCCGAAATCCTGCGGATCCCGTTGGCCTCCGGCGCTGGTGACCGACCTTCTCTCTACATTAGTAATGCCAAGCTGGCGGATCCGAAGGCGGGGCGCATCGAAGTGACCGGCATCGAGCCGCTGCCGCGCGATTTCGTTCTGGAGCAGAACTACCCGAACCCGTTCAACGCGGCTACGACGATCTCTTTCTCGTTGCGTGGGTCCGCAGGCACCGTAGCCACAAGACTGGAAGTCTTCAACGTCCTCGGCCAGCATCTCGCCACGCTGATCGATGAGCCGATGGAGCCGGGCAACTACTCACGGGTCTGGGACGGCACAAGCGAATCGGGCCAGGCGGTCGCCAGCGGTTTGTACTTCTATCGCCTGACGACCGGGAACCACACGGAAACGAAGAAGATGGTGCTCCTGAAATAGTGGGACGGCATGCATGGACAAGCGACACTTGTTGAGATCACGTACTCCGCGTCTGGCCTTCGCCCTGCTGCCGATTCTGATGTTGGCGTGGGTACCGGCTGCGTTGGGGCAATCGCCGCCAGTGCTCGATGCCATCGGCCCGAAGTCTGTCAATGAGGGTCAGAACCTGACGTTTGGTGTGTCGGCCACCGATCCCGACGCCGACAGCGTGATCCTGACGGCGGAGAATGTGCCTGCCAATGCGACGTTCACTGACAACGGCAATGGCACCGGGTCGTTCGTGTTTGATCCCGACTATACGCAGTCCGGAGTCTACAATGTGCGGTTCATCGCCTCGGACGGTGCCCTGGCGGACAGTGAGCTGGTCGCCGTCACGGTGACCGACGTGAACCGAGT is part of the Candidatus Zixiibacteriota bacterium genome and harbors:
- a CDS encoding cohesin domain-containing protein; the encoded protein is MTGWLAGGLPVALLLLLPLLLVAWPAQAQTPSILDTLRIINATAAVGDTFDVDVYLRNVDSLGSFTFRIVYNTALIEPLTDTSAVGDTVKIELQALRGATIWENFGASFGGAGVITFVAVNWDIGVDAFMPGAGATARMQFRVLPTATAQVTTIDFENDPNYPAAYNTITDAWASVFKRPVLTNGSVTITEGGGPGPGNDPPSIPVLPSPLSVNQGDLITFSVSATDPDGDSLRLRAFNLPTGAQFTPANPVYGKPIATGTFRWTPNFSQSGPYVVSFEATDSAGLVGTIRNVTIDVTEVARDMLFTTSVAGQDPQGGVPGATGVVIPVDLTTVQTVYGVQFDFVYDPTVFTPTMLQPTDKLTGFTVYDNLGVTPGRLRVVTFSLVGDPVGAGTSNVLFNVIGNISGDAAPGAYDIKFENSWESINPDPNVASVQLASTDGAVYVDFAGDVNLDGRVDVADVVAVVGYILGDFTFTGRQFGAGDVNHDMYLDVFDLVTIVNTIFGTQPLALAAAVTPARLSLTYDASDGPHGAYRLAASAPTDIAGAQIEFEYDPKQVTLSSPQSLSAASGYLLRHRNDGRGHLIALMVYMPSSGTSRIQPGESEILRIPLASGAGDRPSLYISNAKLADPKAGRIEVTGIEPLPRDFVLEQNYPNPFNAATTISFSLRGSAGTVATRLEVFNVLGQHLATLIDEPMEPGNYSRVWDGTSESGQAVASGLYFYRLTTGNHTETKKMVLLK